CTGACATTGGCATACCCACCCGATCAGAAGGTGGCCGATAAGTGTCGACTTCTGGTCAGTAGGCCGGTCTGCCCGCGCGCATTGCCAAGACTCGATCCGTGGCGAGAATCGAGCACGAGGGTGGGAACCGGACCGTGGACACCCACGGAGGTGTGCCCACCCGGTCACCGTCCTACGAAGGAGTCTGGCGCTTCACCGCACCCGCGGTAGACGTCTCCGTCCCGCAGGCCCGGCACGCCGTACGCGACCTGTTGGTCCGCCAGGGAGTCCCCGTCCATGAGGAGATCATGGACGGACTGCTGCTGATCGTCTCCGAGCTGGTCACCAACGCCGTGCGGCACGCGGCGCTGCTGTCGCCGGAGATAGCGGTGGAGGTCGCGATCGGTCCCGAGTGGATCCGGGTGTCGGTCGAGGACAACCACCCGTACCGCCCCAAGGCGTTGGAGGCGGACTACGGGCAGACCGGGGGGCGCGGGCTGCTCCTGGTCCGGGAGGTCGCCCAGGAGGCCGGCGGCACCTGCGACGTCGAGCACACGGCGAGCGGCGGGAAGATCATCTGGGCGGCGCTGCCCCTGGCCCCGATGGCACCGGGGCCGGGGGGCGCACCGCAGGAGGCGACGGTCACCAGCCCCCGGACGGACCCGTCAGCTCCCTGACGGCCGGACGCGCCGCGTCGAGCACCGTCATGAACCAGGCGGAGAACGGCGCGGCGGCGTGCCGCTCGGCCAGCTCGGCGGCGGTCACGAAGGCGGTGTCCTCGATCTCCTCCGGGTCCGGCCGCGGTTCGGCCTGCACCAGGCCGACGAAGAGGTGGTTGAACTCCTGCTCCACCAGGCCCGAGGCCGGGTCCGGATGGTTGTAGCGGACGGTGCCCGCCTCGGCGAGCAGCGTCGGGGAGACGCCGAGCTCCTCGAACGTCCGCCGTGCGGCGGCCGCGAACGGCGCCTCGCCCGGGTAGGGGTGGCCGCAGCAGGTGTTCGACCAGACGCCGGGGGAGTGGTACTTGCCGAGCGCCCGACGCTGGAGCAGCAGACGACCGGACTCGTCGAAGAGGAAGACGGAGAAGGCGCGGTGCAGCTGACCCGGCGCCTGGTGGGCGGCGAGCTTCTCCGCCGTGCCGATGGTCGTCCCGTCCTCGTCGACCAGTTCGAGCATGATCGGCGCCGGAACTCCGGACGGCTGGACACCGTTCGACGTGATCTCCGGCGAGATCTGAGCCGCGGTGGCTGGTGTGGTCGGCATACCCATCCTTCGCTTCGGTCCTCGCCCCGATGGGGCCACCCCAGTCTGCCGTACAAAAGCGGCTTGTCCGCACTTCGTCGGCCGGACGTCGCCGCTCCCGCCGCACCGGAGTACACCGGTGCGGCGGGAGCGGAGGGACCTCGGTGGGCCGTCAGACCCCGAAAGCCGCCGGATAGACGAGGGTGCCCGCGGGAACAGGCACGGAACCGTCCAGGACGAGCGCCATCATGGCCTCGTCCGGAACCTCGAAACCTGGCTTGATTCCATACTCGGACGCCCGTACGAACCCGAACCGCGGGTAGTACTCCGGATGGCCCAGGACGAGGACGAGCGGCTCCCCGCGGAGCCGGGCCGCGTCGAGCACCGCCCGGACGACCGCCTGTCCGGCACCCGTCCGCTGGTACTCCGGAGCGACC
Above is a genomic segment from Streptomyces sp. NBC_00094 containing:
- the idi gene encoding isopentenyl-diphosphate Delta-isomerase gives rise to the protein MPTTPATAAQISPEITSNGVQPSGVPAPIMLELVDEDGTTIGTAEKLAAHQAPGQLHRAFSVFLFDESGRLLLQRRALGKYHSPGVWSNTCCGHPYPGEAPFAAAARRTFEELGVSPTLLAEAGTVRYNHPDPASGLVEQEFNHLFVGLVQAEPRPDPEEIEDTAFVTAAELAERHAAAPFSAWFMTVLDAARPAVRELTGPSGGW
- a CDS encoding ATP-binding protein, with the translated sequence MDTHGGVPTRSPSYEGVWRFTAPAVDVSVPQARHAVRDLLVRQGVPVHEEIMDGLLLIVSELVTNAVRHAALLSPEIAVEVAIGPEWIRVSVEDNHPYRPKALEADYGQTGGRGLLLVREVAQEAGGTCDVEHTASGGKIIWAALPLAPMAPGPGGAPQEATVTSPRTDPSAP